One stretch of Zingiber officinale cultivar Zhangliang chromosome 6B, Zo_v1.1, whole genome shotgun sequence DNA includes these proteins:
- the LOC121990817 gene encoding dirigent protein 22-like, producing MASSSPSFFFLLLLFTSSCTASTYMHLRFYNHERILGSGRNATVVYAVERRPSASGFGNLIVYDNLLRQGVEQDSPVVGRNRGIGVGTSLLEDSGLTVLQLVFTAGRYSGSSLAAQGPFPVAPLGTLFERAITGGTGRFRNARGYVLTREVRSTNSTLTGQMDAFITFR from the coding sequence ATGGCATCATcgtctccttccttcttcttccttctcctcctctttacATCCTCCTGCACCGCCTCCACCTACATGCACCTGCGGTTCTACAACCACGAGAGGATCCTCGGCTCCGGGCGCAATGCCACTGTCGTCTACGCCGTCGAGCGCCGACCCTCCGCCTCCGGCTTCGGCAACCTCATCGTCTACGACAATCTTCTCCGCCAGGGGGTGGAACAGGACTCGCCAGTCGTGGGGAGGAACAGAGGGATCGGAGTGGGGACGAGTTTGCTCGAGGATTCCGGCCTCACCGTCCTGCAGCTCGTGTTCACTGCCGGTAGGTACAGCGGCAGCTCGCTGGCGGCGCAAGGGCCGTTCCCGGTGGCTCCGCTGGGGACGCTGTTCGAGCGGGCAATCACCGGCGGCACTGGAAGGTTCCGGAACGCGAGAGGCTACGTTTTGACGCGAGAAGTGCGCAGCACGAACTCGACACTCACCGGCCAAATGGATGCTTTTATCACATTTCGCTAA